Proteins from one Cicer arietinum cultivar CDC Frontier isolate Library 1 chromosome 3, Cicar.CDCFrontier_v2.0, whole genome shotgun sequence genomic window:
- the LOC101511513 gene encoding protein DOWNY MILDEW RESISTANCE 6-like, with protein sequence MDHMLVSSWFHLNSSVPLSYVQPPESRPGTVSVISGKTIPVVDLGGHDHGEILMNILRASEEYGFFQVINHGVSKELMDDTMNSFKEFHGMPEVEKISESSRDPNGSCRLYTSREINGEDCIQFWRDTLRHFCPPSGEFMEFWPQKPQRYREVVEKYTQEVRALGLKILEFICEGLGLDPKYCCGGLSESPLLLAHHYPPCPEPSLTLGTPKHRDPNLVTILFQENDINALQVFKDGEWIVVEPIPYAFVVNIGLMLQIISNGRLIGAEHRVVTNSGIARTTIAYFIRPTNTTIIEPAKHLICPSSRLIYKSITFEEFLKIFMNKGPDIEPYLLL encoded by the exons ATGGATCACATGCTTGTCTCTAGTTGGTTTCATCTTAATTCCTCTGTACCTTTATCTTATGTGCAACCACCGGAAAGTAGACCCGGCACGGTTTCCGTAATATCCGGCAAGACAATTCCGGTGGTGGATCTTGGAGGACATGATCATGgtgaaattttaatgaatattttgaGAGCTTCCGAGGAGTATGGATTTTTTCAG GTTATCAACCATGGAGTTTCTAAGGAGTTGATGGATGATACAATGAATAGTTTCAAGGAATTTCATGGCATGCCTGAAGTAGAAAAGATAAGTGAAAGTTCAAGAGATCCAAATGGAAGTTGTAGGCTTTATACAAGTCGTGAGATTAATGGTGAAGATTGCATTCAGTTTTGGAGGGATACATTAAGACATTTTTGTCCACCTTCAGGTGAATTCATGGAGTTTTGGCCCCAGAAGCCTCAAAGATACAG GGAAGTAGTTGAGAAATATACACAAGAAGTGAGAGCATTGGGGCTAAAAATATTGGAGTTTATATGTGAAGGGTTAGGACTTGACCCAAAATATTGTTGTGGTGGACTTAGTGAAAGTCCATTATTGCTAGCTCATCACTATCCACCTTGTCCAGAACCAAGTTTAACATTGGGAACACCTAAACATCGTGATCCTAACCTTGTTACTATATTGTTTcaagaaaatgatataaatgctCTTCAAGTCTTCAAGGATGGAGAATGGATTGTTGTTGAGCCAATTCCCTATGCTTTTGTGGTTAATATTGGCCTTATGTTGCAG ATTATCAGTAATGGAAGGCTCATAGGAGCTGAGCACCGAGTTGTGACAAATTCAGGCATTGCAAGGACTACTATTGCATACTTCATTCGTCcaacaaacacaactattataGAACCTGCAAAGCATTTGATATGTCCTAGTTCTCGTCTCATATACAAGTCCATCACATTTGAagagtttttgaaaattttcatgAACAAAGGTCCTGACATTGAACCATACTTGCTCTTATAG